A part of Micromonospora chersina genomic DNA contains:
- a CDS encoding MBL fold metallo-hydrolase: MAVEVSVIATSSLGDRSYLASDGQVAIVVDPQRDIDRVLYLAGVKGVRIAHVVETHIHNDYVSGGLELARVTGARYLVAAADEVGFERVPVSDGDQVAVSDSVRLRVVGTPGHTFHHLSYVLDEATGGGWQAVGVFTGGSLLFGTTGRTDLLGGRHAHELAHQQHASARRLADLLPDGAQVWPTHGFGSFCSASQSDAPESTIGREKAKNPVLRLAAEEFVAETLGGLDAYPAYYAHMGVANTAGAAPVDLTPVTRADPAALRERMAAGQWVVDLRHRKAYAAAHLAGTVSLGLDGPMSTWLGWLIDWGTPITLLADTPQQVADAQRELVRIGIDRPAAHATGGVEQWTTEPGQLRELPMADFPALAAAQAGNARAGLPAPDVVLDVRMTNEWKAGHIAGAVHTPLPDLPTRLADVPPGAIWVHCGSGYRATAAASLLANAGRTVVVINDKFDQAEPAGVAMADQG; encoded by the coding sequence GTGGCAGTCGAGGTTTCGGTGATCGCGACGTCGTCGTTGGGTGACCGGAGCTATCTGGCTTCGGACGGGCAGGTGGCGATCGTGGTGGACCCGCAGCGGGACATCGACCGGGTGCTGTACCTGGCTGGTGTGAAGGGTGTGCGGATCGCGCATGTGGTGGAGACGCATATCCATAACGACTACGTCTCCGGCGGTTTGGAGCTGGCCCGGGTGACCGGGGCCCGCTATCTGGTGGCGGCCGCGGACGAGGTGGGTTTCGAGCGTGTGCCGGTCTCCGACGGTGACCAGGTGGCCGTGTCGGACTCGGTGCGTTTGCGGGTGGTCGGCACGCCGGGTCACACCTTCCACCACCTGTCGTACGTCCTCGACGAGGCCACCGGCGGCGGCTGGCAGGCCGTCGGGGTGTTCACCGGCGGGTCGCTGCTGTTCGGCACCACGGGCCGCACCGACCTGCTCGGCGGCCGGCACGCCCACGAACTGGCCCACCAGCAGCACGCCTCGGCGCGGCGGTTGGCGGACCTGCTGCCCGACGGCGCGCAGGTGTGGCCGACACACGGGTTCGGCAGTTTCTGCTCGGCCAGCCAGTCCGACGCTCCCGAGTCGACGATCGGTCGGGAGAAGGCGAAGAACCCGGTGCTGCGGCTGGCCGCCGAGGAGTTCGTCGCGGAGACCCTTGGCGGTCTGGACGCGTACCCCGCCTACTACGCCCACATGGGGGTGGCGAACACCGCCGGCGCGGCACCGGTGGACCTGACCCCGGTGACCCGCGCCGACCCGGCCGCGTTGCGGGAGCGGATGGCCGCCGGGCAGTGGGTGGTGGACCTGCGCCACCGCAAGGCCTACGCCGCCGCACACCTGGCCGGCACCGTCAGCCTCGGCCTGGACGGGCCGATGTCGACCTGGCTCGGCTGGCTCATCGACTGGGGCACCCCCATCACCCTGCTCGCCGACACCCCGCAGCAGGTCGCCGACGCCCAACGCGAACTGGTCCGCATCGGCATCGACCGCCCGGCCGCCCACGCCACCGGCGGCGTCGAACAGTGGACCACCGAACCGGGACAGCTCCGCGAACTGCCCATGGCCGACTTCCCCGCCCTCGCGGCGGCCCAAGCAGGGAACGCCCGCGCCGGCCTGCCCGCCCCCGACGTGGTCCTCGACGTACGCATGACCAACGAATGGAAGGCCGGCCACATCGCCGGCGCGGTGCACACCCCGCTGCCCGACCTGCCCACACGACTGGCCGACGTGCCGCCCGGCGCCATCTGGGTCCACTGCGGCTCCGGCTACCGCGCCACCGCCGCGGCATCACTGCTCGCCAACGCCGGCCGCACAGTCGTCGTCATCAACGACAAGTTCGACCAGGCCGAACCCGCGGGCGTCGCCATGGCCGACCAGGGCTGA
- a CDS encoding spermidine synthase, whose amino-acid sequence MGTRFEELAWRETPIGEISLRRRRDPSLDVDVYEVKLDDEFLMSSLFPVAEIELARLGLAPLTAGDLDVVVGGLGLGYTARTALEDPRVRSLLVVEAIEDVIDWHRRDLLPFAAGLAADPRTRFVRADFFAAVASGAGFDPEAPERRFHAVLLDVDHSPRQVLHPSHADFYTVEGLRRLAALLHPEGVFALWSNDPPDPAFQRTLTEVFPTSVAHVVRFPNPLQGREAANTVYVARH is encoded by the coding sequence GTGGGCACACGCTTCGAGGAACTGGCCTGGCGGGAGACGCCGATCGGCGAGATCAGCCTGCGCCGGCGCCGCGACCCGTCGCTCGACGTCGACGTGTACGAGGTGAAGCTCGACGACGAGTTCCTGATGTCCAGCCTCTTCCCGGTCGCGGAGATCGAACTCGCCCGGCTCGGGCTGGCCCCGCTGACCGCCGGGGACCTGGACGTGGTGGTGGGCGGGCTCGGCCTCGGCTACACGGCGCGCACCGCGCTGGAGGATCCCCGGGTGCGCTCGCTGCTGGTGGTCGAGGCGATCGAGGACGTGATCGACTGGCACCGCCGCGACCTGCTGCCGTTCGCCGCCGGGCTGGCCGCCGACCCGCGTACCCGGTTCGTCCGGGCCGACTTCTTCGCGGCGGTCGCGAGCGGCGCCGGGTTCGACCCGGAGGCGCCGGAGCGGCGGTTCCACGCGGTGCTGCTCGACGTGGACCACTCGCCGCGCCAGGTGCTGCACCCCAGCCACGCCGACTTCTACACGGTGGAGGGGCTGCGCCGGCTCGCCGCGCTGCTGCACCCGGAAGGGGTGTTCGCGCTCTGGTCGAACGACCCGCCCGACCCGGCGTTCCAGCGGACGCTTACCGAGGTGTTCCCGACGTCGGTGGCGCACGTCGTCCGCTTCCCCAACCCGTTGCAGGGCCGGGAGGCCGCCAACACCGTGTACGTGGCCCGGCACTGA
- a CDS encoding nuclear transport factor 2 family protein: MSVPGARVRAVSDTAMTRQTARDYVDRLERRDWPGLAGLLTDDVVYEMPQTRERIRGRDAFLRFNAEYPGDWHLRVRRLVADGRSAALWLDVRVGVEQQDACVWLEMSERGPISRIVDHWPEPYDPPPGREHLVERW, encoded by the coding sequence ATGTCGGTGCCGGGCGCTAGGGTCCGCGCCGTGAGCGACACCGCCATGACGCGACAGACCGCCCGGGACTACGTCGATCGTCTGGAACGCCGCGACTGGCCCGGGTTGGCCGGCCTGCTCACCGACGACGTGGTCTACGAGATGCCGCAGACCCGGGAGCGCATCCGCGGCAGGGACGCGTTCCTCCGGTTCAACGCCGAATACCCCGGGGACTGGCACCTGCGGGTGCGCCGGCTGGTCGCGGACGGCCGCTCGGCCGCCCTGTGGCTCGACGTCCGGGTGGGCGTCGAGCAGCAGGACGCGTGTGTCTGGCTGGAGATGTCCGAGCGTGGACCGATCAGCCGGATCGTCGACCACTGGCCCGAACCGTACGATCCGCCGCCGGGCCGCGAACACCTGGTCGAACGGTGGTGA
- a CDS encoding long-chain-fatty-acid--CoA ligase, whose translation MMDATAERPWTRSYAPGVPAEIAEPTGSLVDLLTDAARRFGPRVALDFYGATTTYADLADQVARAAEALRRLGVGPGDRVALVLPNCPQHVVAFYAVLRLGAVVVEHNPLYTADELAHQLTDHGARVAVVWDKVAPLVAGRGAVETVLAVDLPGALPRLKRWALRLPLPKVRAARAAMTAPAPGTLSWSALVADAAPLAADHPAPRPADTALLQYTGGTTGVPKGAVLTHRNLRANAAQGRAWVPGLRDGAETVYAVLPLFHAYGLTLCLTFSVSIGATLVLFPRFDLDQVLDAARRRPPTFLPAVPPIYARLATAARERGVDLTSVRYAISGAMALPPATVQLWESVTGGLLVEGYGMTETSPITLGNPVAPTRRPGTVGVPFPSTEVRLVDPEDPTRDRAPGEAGELLVRGPQVFSGYWNRPEETARVLLPGGWLRTGDVVTMDADGFVTVVDRIKELIITGGFNVYPSEVEEALRRIPGVREAAAVGLPTADGEEVVAAVVLDPGVGADCDSVRSACRRHLAGYKVPRRVVVVDDLPRSQIGKVLRREVRDRLLAEG comes from the coding sequence GTGATGGACGCGACCGCGGAGCGGCCCTGGACGCGCAGCTACGCCCCCGGTGTACCGGCCGAGATCGCGGAGCCGACCGGCTCGCTCGTGGATCTGCTCACCGACGCCGCCCGGCGCTTCGGCCCCCGGGTGGCGCTGGACTTCTACGGCGCCACGACCACCTACGCCGACCTGGCCGACCAGGTGGCCCGGGCGGCCGAGGCGCTGCGCCGGCTCGGTGTCGGCCCTGGCGACCGGGTGGCGCTGGTGCTGCCGAACTGCCCGCAGCACGTGGTGGCCTTCTACGCGGTGCTGCGCCTCGGCGCGGTGGTGGTCGAGCACAACCCCCTCTACACCGCCGACGAACTGGCCCACCAGCTCACCGACCACGGCGCCCGGGTCGCGGTGGTCTGGGACAAGGTCGCGCCGCTGGTCGCCGGGCGGGGCGCGGTGGAGACGGTGCTGGCCGTCGACCTGCCCGGGGCGCTGCCCCGGCTCAAGCGCTGGGCGCTGCGGCTGCCGCTGCCCAAGGTCCGCGCCGCGAGGGCCGCCATGACCGCCCCGGCCCCCGGCACGCTCTCCTGGTCGGCGCTGGTCGCCGACGCCGCCCCGCTGGCCGCCGACCACCCCGCGCCCCGGCCCGCCGACACCGCGCTGCTCCAGTACACCGGCGGCACCACCGGCGTCCCGAAGGGCGCCGTCCTGACCCACCGCAACCTGCGGGCCAACGCCGCGCAGGGCCGCGCCTGGGTGCCCGGCCTGCGCGACGGCGCCGAGACCGTGTACGCCGTGCTGCCGCTGTTCCACGCGTACGGGCTGACCCTCTGCCTGACCTTCTCGGTGAGCATCGGGGCCACCCTGGTGCTCTTCCCCCGTTTCGACCTCGACCAGGTGCTCGACGCGGCGCGCCGCCGCCCGCCGACCTTCCTGCCCGCCGTCCCGCCGATCTACGCGCGGCTCGCCACCGCGGCCCGGGAACGCGGCGTCGACCTCACCTCCGTCCGGTACGCCATCTCGGGCGCCATGGCGCTCCCGCCGGCCACCGTGCAGCTGTGGGAGTCGGTGACCGGCGGACTGCTCGTGGAGGGCTACGGGATGACCGAGACCTCCCCCATCACCCTGGGCAACCCGGTCGCCCCGACCCGCCGCCCGGGCACGGTCGGGGTGCCGTTCCCCTCCACGGAGGTGCGCCTCGTCGACCCGGAGGACCCGACCCGGGACCGTGCCCCCGGCGAGGCCGGCGAGCTGCTGGTCCGCGGCCCGCAGGTGTTCTCCGGCTACTGGAACCGCCCCGAGGAGACCGCCCGCGTGCTGCTGCCCGGCGGCTGGCTCCGTACCGGGGACGTGGTCACCATGGACGCCGACGGCTTCGTCACCGTGGTCGACCGGATCAAGGAGCTGATCATCACGGGTGGGTTCAACGTCTACCCGTCCGAGGTGGAGGAGGCGCTGCGCCGCATCCCCGGCGTCCGCGAGGCCGCCGCCGTCGGCCTGCCCACCGCGGACGGCGAGGAGGTGGTGGCCGCCGTGGTGCTCGACCCGGGGGTGGGCGCGGACTGTGACTCGGTCCGCTCGGCCTGCCGGCGGCACCTCGCCGGCTACAAGGTGCCGCGCCGGGTGGTGGTGGTCGACGACCTGCCCCGCTCCCAGATCGGCAAGGTCCTCCGCCGCGAGGTCCGCGACCGCCTCCTCGCGGAGGGCTGA
- a CDS encoding SAM-dependent methyltransferase — protein MSGHGHHLTEEEAAAIFEPPAWDERYSGAEKVWSGNPNPQLVAEAAGLTPGTALDVGCGEGGDVIWLARQGWRVTGADFSANGLARAARHAEEAGVADRTDWWQVDARTFTADGRSYDLVTSHFLHPPEGGMVEVTRRLAGAVAPGGHLLVVGHAPHEAFSHLTASQSRAMFVAEELLPGLPDNFEALVVEQRPRTVTRDGVTVDIQDSTLLARRTS, from the coding sequence GTGAGCGGACACGGACACCACCTCACCGAGGAGGAGGCCGCCGCCATCTTCGAGCCGCCGGCCTGGGACGAGCGGTACTCCGGTGCGGAGAAGGTCTGGAGCGGGAACCCCAATCCGCAGCTCGTCGCCGAGGCGGCCGGGCTGACGCCGGGCACGGCGCTCGACGTCGGTTGCGGCGAGGGCGGCGACGTGATCTGGCTGGCTCGCCAGGGCTGGCGGGTGACCGGCGCCGACTTCTCCGCCAACGGCCTGGCCCGCGCCGCCCGGCACGCCGAGGAGGCCGGCGTCGCCGACCGCACCGACTGGTGGCAGGTCGACGCCCGGACCTTCACGGCGGACGGCCGGTCCTACGACCTGGTCACCAGCCACTTCCTGCACCCGCCGGAGGGCGGGATGGTGGAGGTGACCCGCCGGCTGGCCGGGGCCGTGGCGCCCGGCGGGCACCTGCTGGTCGTCGGCCACGCGCCCCACGAGGCGTTCAGCCACCTCACCGCGAGCCAGAGCCGGGCCATGTTCGTCGCCGAGGAGCTGCTGCCCGGCCTGCCGGACAACTTCGAGGCTCTCGTGGTCGAGCAGCGGCCGCGGACGGTGACCCGCGACGGCGTGACTGTCGACATCCAGGACTCCACGCTGCTCGCTCGCCGCACGTCCTGA
- a CDS encoding aminoglycoside adenylyltransferase domain-containing protein, whose amino-acid sequence MPTPETVLSDLRDAWGSALDGRLLGLYLHGSLIAGDFAPDRSDLDLLAVLDADPDENLLDVLAGLHADLDRRHPRWAGRIEVEYVSLGAVRDAAQGRAGHDHVIARVSPGESLHPLPATTHRVVTWSTVHDHGRSLLGPPAGDLLPAVDAGLVRSALLDHVRDWPTWVTRMTTPGAQSYAVLTLCRAWQRLRHGRQLSKRRAADRTVAACPRWVGLIVWARDWWYGSGSDTDPGRADEVREFVTELSGAILAAEHAVR is encoded by the coding sequence GTGCCGACCCCCGAGACGGTCCTGTCTGATCTTCGTGACGCCTGGGGCTCCGCCCTGGACGGCAGGCTCCTGGGCCTCTACCTGCACGGATCGCTGATCGCCGGTGACTTCGCGCCGGACCGCAGCGACCTCGATCTGCTCGCCGTGCTGGACGCCGACCCCGACGAGAACCTCCTCGACGTGCTTGCCGGCCTGCATGCGGACCTCGACCGGCGGCACCCGCGGTGGGCCGGCAGGATCGAGGTGGAGTACGTGTCACTGGGCGCCGTGCGCGACGCCGCGCAGGGGCGCGCCGGTCACGACCACGTCATCGCCCGGGTCAGCCCCGGTGAGTCGCTGCACCCGCTGCCCGCCACCACGCACCGCGTCGTGACCTGGTCCACGGTGCACGACCACGGCCGCAGCCTGCTGGGACCGCCGGCCGGGGACCTGCTGCCCGCGGTCGACGCCGGTCTCGTCCGCTCGGCTCTGCTGGACCACGTCCGCGACTGGCCGACCTGGGTGACCCGGATGACCACTCCCGGAGCCCAGTCCTACGCGGTGCTCACCCTCTGCCGGGCCTGGCAGCGCCTCCGGCACGGCAGGCAGCTGTCCAAGCGGCGGGCCGCGGACCGGACCGTCGCCGCCTGTCCCAGGTGGGTGGGCCTCATCGTCTGGGCACGCGACTGGTGGTACGGGTCCGGTTCGGACACCGATCCGGGCCGTGCCGACGAGGTGCGGGAGTTCGTGACCGAGCTGAGCGGTGCCATCCTGGCCGCGGAACACGCCGTGCGCTGA
- a CDS encoding class I SAM-dependent methyltransferase, with product MDSSAWDTRYASTPGLVWSAEPNRFVVESVTGLTPGAALDLAAGEGRNAVWLAEQGWRVTAVDFSPVAVARGRELAAGRDVPVEWRVADVTAYRPVPGSYDLVLISYLQLPADDLAGVLAAARQALRPGGSLVVVGHDLANLTGGTGGPQDPAVLLTPEAVVDGLAGLHIRRAETARRPVSTTDGGTVDALDTVVVATRPAD from the coding sequence GTGGACAGCAGTGCCTGGGACACCCGGTATGCCAGCACACCGGGTCTGGTCTGGAGCGCCGAGCCGAACCGGTTCGTGGTCGAGTCGGTCACCGGGCTCACTCCCGGCGCAGCGCTGGACCTCGCCGCCGGCGAGGGGCGCAACGCGGTGTGGCTGGCCGAGCAGGGCTGGCGGGTGACCGCTGTGGACTTCTCACCGGTCGCCGTCGCCCGGGGACGCGAACTGGCCGCGGGCCGGGACGTCCCGGTGGAGTGGCGGGTCGCCGACGTCACGGCGTACCGGCCGGTGCCGGGCAGCTACGACCTGGTGCTGATCAGCTACCTGCAGCTGCCCGCCGACGACCTCGCCGGGGTGCTGGCCGCGGCCCGGCAGGCCCTGCGTCCCGGCGGCAGCCTCGTCGTGGTCGGCCACGACCTGGCGAACCTGACCGGCGGCACCGGCGGGCCGCAGGACCCGGCCGTCCTGCTCACCCCGGAGGCCGTGGTCGACGGGCTCGCCGGGCTGCACATCCGGCGCGCCGAGACGGCCCGCCGCCCGGTGTCCACCACCGACGGCGGCACCGTCGACGCGCTCGACACGGTCGTCGTGGCCACCCGGCCCGCCGACTGA
- a CDS encoding SAM-dependent methyltransferase, translating to MDRQRLSSIAHTRHPIAAPIFGVTLNRLLRRAGRQPTARVLDLGCGEGAWALQALAHYPDGHADGVDISAYALDRAAGAAAARGLADRLTLHQRDARTYVPDGDYDLVLCVGSTHVFGGFGPTLELAGRHVNHDGVLMVGEGFWQVPPTPEALAALDAKPEEFTDLAGLVDAAEQAGWTPVYAHVSDAAEWDDYEWSWVGSLTEWALDNPGHPDAAEALTAAREHRDQWLRGYRDVLGFVTLVLRRT from the coding sequence GTGGATCGTCAACGGCTCAGCAGCATCGCGCACACGCGCCACCCGATCGCGGCCCCGATCTTCGGTGTGACCCTCAACCGGCTCCTGCGCCGGGCGGGCCGCCAGCCGACGGCTCGCGTCCTCGACCTCGGTTGCGGGGAAGGAGCCTGGGCGCTGCAGGCGCTCGCCCACTACCCCGACGGGCACGCGGACGGCGTGGACATCAGCGCGTACGCCCTCGACCGCGCCGCCGGTGCCGCCGCCGCGCGCGGCCTCGCCGACCGGCTCACGCTGCACCAGCGGGACGCCCGGACGTACGTGCCCGACGGCGACTACGACCTGGTGCTGTGCGTCGGGTCGACCCACGTGTTCGGCGGATTCGGCCCGACGCTGGAGCTGGCCGGCCGGCACGTGAACCACGACGGCGTCCTGATGGTCGGTGAGGGGTTCTGGCAGGTGCCGCCGACCCCGGAGGCGCTCGCGGCCCTAGACGCGAAGCCGGAGGAGTTCACCGACCTCGCCGGCCTTGTCGACGCCGCCGAGCAGGCCGGCTGGACGCCGGTGTACGCCCACGTCAGCGACGCCGCCGAGTGGGACGACTACGAATGGTCGTGGGTGGGCTCGCTCACGGAGTGGGCGTTGGACAACCCCGGCCATCCGGACGCCGCCGAGGCGCTCACCGCGGCGCGGGAGCACCGCGACCAGTGGTTGCGCGGGTACCGCGACGTCCTGGGCTTCGTGACGCTGGTGCTCCGCCGCACCTGA
- a CDS encoding metal-sensitive transcriptional regulator — protein sequence MKLRPEMTSDALTRLKRARGQLNAVIEMIENGEDCRATLTQLAAVSKAIDRAGFKIIASGMRHCGTARDRGEEPEMTEEELEKLFLALA from the coding sequence GTGAAACTTCGACCCGAGATGACAAGCGACGCCCTGACCCGACTCAAGCGGGCCCGCGGCCAGCTCAACGCGGTCATCGAGATGATCGAGAACGGCGAGGACTGCCGCGCCACGCTGACCCAGCTCGCCGCCGTCTCCAAGGCGATCGACCGGGCCGGCTTCAAGATCATTGCCTCCGGTATGCGGCACTGCGGCACCGCCCGGGACCGGGGCGAGGAACCGGAGATGACCGAGGAGGAGTTGGAGAAGCTCTTCCTCGCCCTGGCCTGA
- the eccB gene encoding type VII secretion protein EccB, with protein sequence MPSRQDQLHSYQFTVQRAVAALVMRETDPAQSPFRRLAGAGLASVLVAVIALGGVALYGLFAGGGSAWRDTGAVIVEKESGARFVYREEKLHPVLNYASALLVIGAERPKTVLVSRRSVEGVPRGLPLGIADAPDSLPARGRLAGGAWTVCSVTAAEAGRTQARSAVLIGRDATGGRPLGDEGLLLRHPDGSLHLLWHERRYLLRDTDRVLAALAATRERAVPAAPALLNTVPAGADLAPPPLRDLGAPSERVTGATVGDVYLVRNTGGGRQYAVAGRAGLAGITELQAALLLARTGQGEPEPITLGRFAALPKLPDLVPTGPTAPPAVPPRLATAEGGALCARAGDDTGVREVRLGVTPPDLSAAARTPSGRGGLADQVLVEPGRGALVESVAAPGAGGGAVCLVTDLGRRYVLAGAEVPGMLGYAGVRPVRLPAGLVSLVPAGSPLDPAAARTVAPA encoded by the coding sequence ATGCCGTCCCGGCAGGACCAGCTTCACTCCTACCAGTTCACCGTCCAGCGGGCGGTCGCCGCGCTGGTGATGCGGGAGACCGACCCTGCGCAGTCGCCGTTCCGCCGGCTGGCCGGCGCGGGCCTGGCCAGTGTGCTGGTCGCGGTGATCGCGCTCGGCGGGGTCGCCCTCTACGGCCTGTTCGCCGGTGGTGGCAGCGCCTGGCGCGACACGGGCGCGGTGATCGTGGAGAAGGAGTCCGGGGCGCGGTTCGTCTACCGGGAGGAGAAGTTGCACCCGGTGCTCAACTACGCCTCGGCGCTGCTGGTCATCGGGGCGGAACGGCCGAAGACCGTGCTGGTCTCCCGCCGTTCCGTCGAGGGGGTGCCGCGCGGCCTGCCACTCGGCATCGCCGACGCTCCCGACTCGCTGCCCGCGCGGGGGCGGCTCGCCGGCGGGGCGTGGACGGTCTGCTCGGTCACCGCCGCCGAGGCGGGCCGCACGCAGGCCCGGTCGGCGGTGTTGATCGGGCGGGACGCCACCGGCGGCCGGCCGCTCGGCGACGAGGGCCTGCTGCTGCGCCACCCGGACGGCAGCCTGCACCTGCTCTGGCACGAGCGGCGCTACCTGCTGCGCGACACCGACCGGGTGCTCGCCGCCCTGGCCGCCACCCGGGAACGGGCGGTGCCGGCGGCCCCGGCGCTGCTCAACACCGTGCCGGCCGGGGCCGACCTGGCGCCGCCCCCGCTGCGCGACCTCGGCGCCCCGTCTGAGCGGGTCACGGGCGCCACCGTCGGCGACGTCTACCTGGTCCGCAACACCGGTGGCGGCCGCCAGTACGCGGTGGCCGGGCGGGCCGGGCTCGCCGGCATCACCGAGTTGCAGGCCGCCCTCCTGCTCGCCCGCACCGGTCAGGGTGAGCCGGAGCCGATCACCCTCGGCCGGTTCGCCGCCCTGCCGAAGCTCCCCGACCTGGTGCCCACCGGGCCGACCGCTCCGCCCGCCGTCCCGCCCCGGCTGGCCACCGCCGAGGGCGGCGCGCTCTGCGCCCGGGCCGGCGACGACACCGGCGTACGTGAGGTCCGGCTCGGGGTCACCCCGCCGGATCTCTCCGCCGCCGCCCGGACGCCGTCCGGTCGGGGTGGGCTGGCCGACCAGGTGCTGGTGGAGCCGGGGCGGGGCGCGCTGGTCGAGTCGGTGGCCGCCCCCGGCGCCGGCGGCGGCGCGGTCTGCCTGGTCACCGACCTCGGGCGGCGCTACGTGCTGGCCGGCGCCGAGGTGCCGGGCATGCTCGGCTACGCCGGGGTGCGCCCGGTCCGGCTGCCGGCGGGCCTGGTCAGCCTGGTGCCGGCCGGCAGCCCGCTCGACCCGGCCGCCGCCCGCACGGTCGCCCCAGCCTGA
- a CDS encoding class I SAM-dependent methyltransferase, with protein sequence MGKPTRWVTETKPGHSQWYVDRFRRLAAEGADLAGEARLLDTLVPPGARILDAGCGTGRVAAALADRGHTVVGVDADPVLIDAARADHPGPRFLVADLADLDLAAQGEPEPFDAAVVAGNVMAFVAPGTERAVLTRIAAHIRPDGPVVVGFGTDRGYPLTELDADAVAAGLRLEHRFATWDLRPWHDDAEFAVTVLRKPAA encoded by the coding sequence ATGGGCAAGCCGACCCGCTGGGTGACCGAGACCAAGCCGGGACACTCGCAGTGGTACGTCGACCGGTTCCGCCGACTCGCCGCCGAAGGGGCCGACCTGGCCGGTGAGGCACGGCTGCTGGACACGCTCGTCCCGCCGGGCGCCCGGATCCTCGACGCCGGTTGCGGCACCGGCCGGGTGGCCGCCGCGCTGGCCGACCGGGGCCACACCGTGGTGGGCGTGGACGCCGACCCGGTACTCATCGACGCCGCCCGCGCCGACCATCCCGGCCCGCGCTTCCTGGTCGCCGACCTGGCCGACCTGGACCTGGCCGCGCAGGGCGAGCCCGAGCCGTTCGACGCGGCAGTGGTGGCGGGCAACGTGATGGCGTTCGTCGCCCCCGGCACCGAGCGCGCCGTGCTGACCCGGATCGCCGCGCACATCCGGCCGGACGGCCCGGTGGTGGTCGGTTTCGGCACCGACCGCGGCTACCCGCTCACCGAACTGGACGCCGACGCGGTGGCCGCCGGACTCCGCCTCGAACACCGCTTCGCCACCTGGGACCTGCGTCCCTGGCACGACGACGCGGAGTTCGCGGTGACCGTGCTCCGCAAGCCGGCCGCCTGA
- a CDS encoding zinc-binding dehydrogenase — protein sequence MLAGRLHVTERALRMESVPVPEPGRGQVRIRVAAAGVCLSDVHLIDGTLTPLYLAGDVVTLGHEVAGTVDALGEGVRGWEPGQRVLLQAGERDRFGLVLTRGVDYDGGWAEYALAREDTLVPVPDLISFEQACIIPDAVSTPWAAVTETGRVRPAEAAAVWGVGGLGAHAVQLLLLVGAAPVIAVDPLPAARDRALALGADLAIDPADDGFKDAVLELVGTRGLDVAFDFAGVNAVREQAMTVLGRHGRLVLAGIANQPISIPSDSRFTYNRQAVLGHYGSEAEHVGQLVTLTGLGRLDLSGSVSDVLPLADAPEAVRRVKEKVGNPIRLILRP from the coding sequence ATGCTGGCCGGACGGCTGCACGTGACCGAGCGGGCACTGCGGATGGAATCGGTGCCGGTGCCCGAGCCGGGGCGCGGCCAGGTGCGGATCCGGGTCGCCGCGGCCGGGGTGTGCCTGTCGGACGTGCACCTGATCGACGGAACCCTGACCCCGCTCTACCTGGCCGGGGACGTGGTGACCCTCGGCCACGAGGTGGCCGGGACGGTGGACGCGCTCGGTGAGGGGGTGCGGGGCTGGGAACCGGGCCAGCGCGTGCTGCTCCAGGCGGGGGAGCGGGACCGGTTCGGGCTCGTGCTCACCCGGGGTGTCGACTACGACGGTGGCTGGGCCGAGTACGCACTGGCCCGGGAGGACACCCTGGTCCCCGTCCCCGATCTGATCTCGTTCGAGCAGGCCTGCATCATCCCCGACGCGGTCTCCACGCCGTGGGCGGCGGTGACCGAGACCGGCCGGGTCCGGCCGGCGGAGGCGGCCGCCGTGTGGGGCGTCGGTGGCCTCGGCGCGCACGCGGTGCAGTTGCTGCTGCTGGTCGGCGCGGCCCCGGTGATCGCCGTGGACCCGCTGCCGGCGGCCCGGGACCGGGCGCTCGCCCTCGGCGCGGACCTGGCCATCGACCCGGCGGACGACGGCTTCAAGGACGCGGTGCTCGAACTGGTCGGCACCCGGGGGCTCGACGTGGCGTTCGACTTCGCCGGCGTCAACGCGGTCCGGGAGCAGGCCATGACCGTGCTCGGCCGGCACGGCCGGCTGGTGCTCGCCGGCATCGCGAACCAGCCGATAAGCATCCCGTCGGACAGCCGGTTCACCTACAACCGGCAGGCGGTCCTCGGCCACTACGGCTCCGAGGCCGAGCACGTCGGGCAGTTGGTGACGCTCACCGGGCTGGGCCGGCTCGACCTGTCCGGGTCGGTCAGCGACGTGCTTCCGCTGGCGGACGCGCCAGAGGCGGTGCGTCGGGTGAAGGAGAAGGTGGGCAACCCGATCCGGCTGATCCTGCGCCCGTGA